A single window of Candidatus Flexicrinis affinis DNA harbors:
- a CDS encoding carboxypeptidase M32, with product MTGYLEFEQHIAELNDILNAISILKWDARTQMPGGGAATRGNQLATLSKVAQEHFISDKTLRLLDAAEDEVAGEDADSYRVRAVQQTRQYYDIIQRLPLALVEKKAALEPVSEGVWHEAKQTNNFALFAPYLQQQVDLARQQADAIGYDEHPFDALVFEYEPSVTASKLRVLFDALKEGVLPLLRAIVERGRTTEHLLWTHEYPIDKQKAFGLEMAQRFGYDLNRGRLDIAPHPFEISFTRQDVRITTRYSKTYFPMAFYGTLHETGHALYEQGVDLALTRTALTIDFLGKYPVGGTSYGAHESQSRLWENQIGRSRTFWLAHFDRMREVFPEQTRGADPDLLYRAVNRVQPSLIRVEADEVTYNLHIMLRVEIELGLMDGSIKVADLPELWNAKMQEYLGVVPPDDTRGVLQDIHWSGGGFGSFPGYTVGNVMSAQFLEAAHRDLPGLDDALAQGDYAPLLGWLTENIYRHGRAFSATELLQRTTGRDLTVEPYLKYLTEKFTDLYELAG from the coding sequence ATGACCGGCTATCTCGAATTCGAACAACACATCGCGGAGTTGAACGACATCCTCAACGCGATCTCGATCCTCAAGTGGGATGCGCGTACGCAAATGCCGGGAGGAGGTGCGGCCACGCGCGGCAATCAACTGGCGACGTTGTCGAAGGTCGCGCAGGAACACTTCATCAGCGACAAGACCCTGCGCCTGCTTGACGCCGCCGAAGACGAGGTCGCCGGTGAAGACGCGGATTCCTACCGGGTGCGAGCCGTGCAGCAAACCCGGCAGTACTACGACATCATCCAGCGCCTTCCACTGGCGCTGGTCGAGAAGAAAGCCGCGCTCGAACCGGTGTCCGAAGGAGTGTGGCACGAGGCTAAGCAGACCAACAACTTCGCGTTGTTTGCGCCGTATTTGCAGCAGCAGGTCGACCTCGCCCGTCAGCAGGCCGACGCCATCGGCTATGACGAGCATCCGTTCGACGCGCTGGTGTTCGAGTACGAGCCGAGCGTGACGGCCAGCAAGCTGCGCGTGTTGTTCGACGCCCTGAAAGAAGGCGTACTGCCCCTGCTGCGTGCCATCGTCGAGCGCGGCCGGACGACCGAGCACCTGCTGTGGACGCACGAGTACCCGATCGACAAACAGAAGGCCTTCGGCCTCGAGATGGCGCAGCGGTTCGGCTATGACCTCAACCGCGGCCGGCTTGACATCGCTCCGCACCCGTTCGAGATTTCGTTCACGCGGCAGGATGTGCGAATCACCACGCGTTACAGCAAGACGTATTTCCCGATGGCCTTCTACGGCACGCTGCATGAAACCGGCCACGCCCTCTACGAGCAGGGTGTCGATCTCGCCCTGACGCGCACCGCGCTTACCATCGACTTCCTCGGCAAGTACCCGGTCGGCGGCACCAGCTACGGCGCGCACGAGTCGCAGTCGCGACTGTGGGAGAACCAGATCGGCCGCAGCCGGACGTTCTGGTTGGCTCACTTCGACCGCATGCGCGAGGTCTTCCCGGAGCAGACGCGCGGCGCGGACCCTGACCTGCTGTACCGCGCCGTCAACCGTGTGCAGCCCAGCCTGATCCGCGTCGAGGCGGACGAAGTGACCTACAACCTCCACATCATGCTGCGCGTCGAGATCGAGCTCGGCCTGATGGATGGCAGCATCAAGGTGGCCGACCTGCCCGAGCTGTGGAACGCCAAGATGCAGGAGTACCTCGGCGTGGTCCCGCCGGACGACACGCGCGGGGTCCTGCAAGACATCCACTGGTCGGGCGGCGGATTCGGGTCGTTCCCCGGCTATACAGTCGGCAACGTGATGTCCGCGCAGTTTCTTGAGGCGGCGCACCGTGATTTGCCCGGTCTGGACGACGCCTTGGCGCAAGGCGACTACGCGCCGCTGTTGGGTTGGCTGACCGAGAACATCTACCGGCACGGCCGGGCCTTCAGCGCGACCGAACTGCTGCAGCGCACGACCGGCCGCGACCTCACGGTTGAACCATACCTGAAGTACCTGACCGAGAAGTTTACCGACCTGTACGAGCTGGCCGGCTAA
- a CDS encoding MFS transporter, with the protein MINSRVRGLLPRDREVWLFLLYSAALHIGYFGVADIVLNFYFVSLGHDPATIGVLQSQPRLAGLLTSIPIGILANRTGVHRMLVISTVGIAAMMLLQIAFPTLTMLFIAQFMVGVFYGGQQIAVAPMMITLVPSDRRTRFFAVHNVIAMATMAAGSFIGGHLPAIIVNATGLGLPAIDPASAQTPFAYGSTIVIGAILILIGLIPFWFVRSGRKPRKVAQVAEPPRMAVPWRKLTVMTLPMLGFGFTGGLTFPFYNLFFRTQFGVPDDGVGTILSIGWFGMALIPMLNPWWERRYGRAWSLGILLSLAAVSFQIMAVSSTLVLCVVAFIFAISFRNCMQPLFQPLTLDHLPAELHNNISSMSMVMWNVGWYVATLISGSLQQTHGFDVVYTIVAVGVFATGASVVAIFHRRRPYAFESA; encoded by the coding sequence ATGATCAACAGCCGGGTTCGCGGCCTCCTTCCGCGAGATCGTGAAGTCTGGTTGTTCCTGCTCTACAGCGCGGCACTGCACATCGGCTACTTCGGTGTCGCAGATATCGTGCTGAACTTCTATTTCGTGAGCCTCGGCCATGACCCGGCCACGATTGGCGTGCTCCAGTCTCAACCGCGTTTAGCCGGGTTGCTCACCAGCATCCCGATCGGAATCCTCGCCAACCGAACCGGCGTCCACCGCATGCTCGTCATTTCGACGGTGGGGATCGCCGCCATGATGCTGCTCCAGATCGCCTTTCCGACGCTGACGATGCTGTTCATCGCGCAATTCATGGTCGGCGTGTTCTACGGCGGGCAGCAAATCGCCGTCGCGCCGATGATGATCACGCTCGTGCCATCAGACCGGCGCACGCGCTTCTTCGCCGTCCATAACGTCATTGCGATGGCGACCATGGCCGCAGGCAGCTTCATCGGCGGGCATTTGCCGGCGATCATCGTGAACGCCACGGGCCTGGGCCTACCCGCGATCGACCCGGCAAGCGCGCAGACGCCGTTCGCCTATGGCTCGACCATCGTGATCGGCGCGATTCTCATACTGATCGGACTAATTCCGTTCTGGTTCGTGCGCTCCGGGCGCAAGCCGCGCAAGGTCGCGCAGGTGGCCGAACCCCCGCGTATGGCGGTGCCGTGGCGCAAGCTCACGGTGATGACTCTGCCCATGCTGGGTTTCGGCTTCACCGGCGGCCTGACGTTTCCGTTCTACAACCTGTTCTTCCGCACACAGTTCGGCGTACCGGACGACGGGGTCGGCACGATCCTCAGCATCGGCTGGTTCGGCATGGCGCTCATTCCCATGCTCAACCCGTGGTGGGAGCGGCGTTACGGGCGCGCGTGGTCGCTCGGCATTCTGCTCAGCCTCGCCGCTGTGTCATTCCAGATCATGGCGGTGTCATCCACGCTGGTGTTGTGCGTCGTCGCATTCATCTTTGCCATCTCGTTCCGCAACTGCATGCAGCCTTTGTTCCAGCCGCTGACGCTCGACCACCTGCCGGCCGAACTGCATAACAACATCAGCAGCATGAGTATGGTGATGTGGAACGTCGGCTGGTATGTTGCCACTCTGATCAGTGGCTCGCTGCAGCAGACTCACGGCTTCGACGTCGTCTATACGATCGTCGCGGTCGGCGTATTCGCCACCGGCGCGAGCGTGGTCGCCATCTTCCACCGCCGCCGGCCCTACGCGTTTGAAAGCGCGTGA
- a CDS encoding amidohydrolase family protein, with the protein MPEPAAWRYQKIITSMFDMPVTHTLFVNARVLTCVGDEVIEPGFVHIANGKIAAVGPMIEQPAADGANVIDCAGKTVMPGMMNSHAHLAWDGVHDLARQSMDDDPQISAYKSAANMLKNLRAGVTLVRDLGMNKSNLFAKQAVEQGIFPGPRLLVCGEAIIQTGGHTYWCCREASGADEMRRAVREQVRGGADLIKIMACHDTLEFTDAELEAVIDETHRNGLPITAHATYNDCIKRVAQFGVDCVEHGGSMDDETIQLLIDRKIPIVTTFAPLVMQANEEVARKFNIPEWKIEERKKAVANPSRYAGLVNAAKAGVPIGFGTDAGSPAVGHEIVAPELKFMVKVGVVSDNYAAVRSTTSVAARINRVEKSLGTLEAGKAADVIVVDGNPLDDLDALNHVVMTFIGGKRMIGVGA; encoded by the coding sequence ATGCCGGAACCTGCTGCATGGCGTTACCAAAAAATCATCACCTCGATGTTCGATATGCCGGTGACGCACACCCTGTTCGTCAACGCGCGCGTGCTGACGTGCGTCGGCGATGAGGTCATCGAGCCGGGATTCGTCCACATCGCCAACGGCAAGATCGCGGCGGTCGGGCCGATGATCGAGCAGCCCGCAGCCGACGGCGCGAATGTCATCGACTGCGCCGGCAAGACCGTCATGCCCGGCATGATGAATTCGCATGCGCATCTGGCGTGGGACGGCGTGCACGACCTCGCCCGCCAGTCGATGGACGACGACCCGCAGATCAGCGCCTACAAGTCGGCGGCCAACATGCTCAAGAATCTGCGCGCCGGCGTTACGCTCGTCCGCGACCTCGGCATGAACAAATCCAATCTGTTCGCCAAGCAGGCCGTGGAGCAGGGAATTTTCCCCGGACCGCGTCTGCTGGTGTGCGGCGAGGCGATCATTCAGACCGGCGGCCACACCTACTGGTGCTGCCGTGAGGCCAGCGGCGCCGACGAGATGCGCCGCGCTGTGCGCGAACAGGTACGCGGCGGGGCCGACCTGATCAAGATCATGGCCTGCCACGACACGCTTGAATTCACCGACGCCGAACTGGAAGCCGTGATTGACGAGACGCACCGCAACGGCCTGCCGATCACCGCGCATGCGACCTACAACGACTGCATCAAGCGGGTGGCGCAGTTTGGTGTAGATTGCGTCGAACACGGCGGTTCGATGGACGACGAGACGATTCAATTGCTGATCGACAGGAAGATCCCCATCGTCACGACGTTCGCCCCATTGGTTATGCAAGCCAATGAAGAGGTCGCGCGCAAGTTCAATATCCCCGAATGGAAGATTGAGGAACGGAAGAAGGCGGTCGCCAACCCATCGCGCTATGCGGGGCTGGTCAACGCGGCCAAGGCCGGCGTCCCGATCGGGTTTGGTACCGACGCAGGCAGCCCGGCCGTCGGTCACGAGATTGTCGCGCCGGAGCTGAAGTTCATGGTCAAGGTCGGCGTCGTCAGCGACAATTACGCGGCGGTGCGCAGTACGACTTCGGTGGCGGCGCGCATCAACCGCGTCGAGAAATCGCTCGGCACGTTGGAGGCCGGCAAGGCGGCGGACGTGATCGTCGTCGACGGCAACCCGCTCGACGACCTTGACGCGCTGAACCACGTGGTGATGACCTTTATCGGCGGCAAACGGATGATCGGCGTCGGAGCATAA
- a CDS encoding amidohydrolase family protein, with amino-acid sequence MKAETVIAGADVITETGQHALDIAISGGKIVGLLERGAEVEADERIDASGMLVIPGAVDIHFHCRAPAYPARGDFATETRAAAAGGVTTIFEMPISKPCCATRDIFLMRKALAEENAYVNFALYGAPGLLSRDEVQGMAAEGAIAFKIFTTAAPAGRDDEFEGLCLPTTDGLFQALKLVEETGLVCTIHAEDNTLLEWNMARLKAAGRNDIAAHNESRPPMVEALAIATVLTINEAVGANVHIAHVSSEHALNVLRQFKAAGSQATGETCPQYLFFTEDDLARVGPYAKINPPLRTYIDQEALWGGLFDGTLLAVTTDHSPFTVEEKERARTDIWRTPPGAPGVEELVLGMMDAALNDMIPLEKAVSLISTNGAKRFGIYPQKGAIGVGADADLVIYDPSQTTTISVDMLFSKARDCDKLYEGKTFRGKIRRTLVNGRTVFRDGEVTGQPGWGQFVRPNASRIEKGF; translated from the coding sequence ATGAAGGCAGAGACGGTTATTGCAGGCGCGGACGTCATCACCGAAACCGGGCAGCACGCGCTCGACATCGCGATATCCGGCGGCAAGATTGTGGGGCTGCTTGAGCGCGGCGCCGAGGTGGAGGCAGACGAGCGCATCGACGCATCCGGCATGCTGGTGATTCCGGGCGCGGTCGACATCCACTTCCACTGCCGCGCACCGGCCTACCCCGCCCGCGGCGACTTTGCCACGGAGACGCGCGCCGCGGCCGCAGGGGGTGTCACGACCATCTTCGAAATGCCGATCAGCAAGCCGTGCTGCGCCACGCGGGACATCTTCCTCATGCGCAAGGCCTTGGCTGAGGAGAACGCCTACGTCAATTTCGCACTGTATGGCGCCCCGGGCCTACTCAGCCGCGACGAGGTCCAAGGCATGGCGGCCGAAGGGGCGATCGCGTTCAAGATCTTCACGACGGCTGCCCCGGCAGGCCGCGACGACGAATTCGAGGGGTTGTGCCTCCCCACCACCGATGGTTTGTTTCAAGCCCTCAAGCTGGTCGAGGAGACCGGCCTCGTTTGCACCATCCACGCCGAGGACAACACGCTTCTCGAATGGAACATGGCGCGGCTCAAGGCGGCTGGGCGCAACGATATCGCCGCGCACAACGAGTCGCGCCCGCCGATGGTAGAAGCCCTTGCCATTGCGACGGTGCTGACGATCAATGAGGCGGTCGGCGCGAACGTGCACATCGCGCATGTCAGCTCCGAGCACGCACTCAACGTCCTGCGCCAATTCAAGGCGGCAGGGTCGCAGGCGACCGGTGAGACCTGCCCGCAGTATCTGTTCTTTACAGAAGACGACCTCGCGCGAGTCGGCCCGTACGCCAAGATCAACCCGCCGCTGCGCACATACATCGATCAGGAGGCGCTGTGGGGCGGCTTGTTCGATGGCACCCTGCTGGCAGTCACCACCGACCATTCCCCGTTTACGGTCGAGGAGAAAGAGCGTGCCCGCACCGACATTTGGCGAACTCCACCCGGCGCACCGGGTGTCGAGGAGCTGGTACTCGGAATGATGGACGCGGCACTCAACGACATGATACCGCTTGAAAAAGCCGTCTCGCTCATCAGCACCAACGGCGCGAAGCGCTTTGGAATCTATCCGCAAAAAGGTGCGATCGGCGTCGGCGCGGATGCGGATCTAGTGATCTACGATCCGTCGCAGACGACGACCATTAGCGTCGACATGCTGTTCAGCAAAGCGCGCGACTGCGACAAGCTGTACGAAGGCAAGACATTCCGAGGCAAGATCCGCCGCACCCTCGTCAACGGGCGAACCGTGTTCCGCGACGGCGAGGTCACCGGGCAACCCGGCTGGGGACAGTTCGTCCGGCCGAATGCGTCGCGCATCGAAAAGGGATTCTAG
- a CDS encoding peptidase M14, which translates to MGYDIDFSEYFLYDDLTAHLKGLAAAYPKLAALESLGQSWRGRDVWCMTLRNPDTGLHTEKPAFYIDAHVHAEEVATSHTALYTIWYLLNHYGSDPEVTWLLDNLTFYIIPRVNPDGAEISLTTAHHWCGNGRYLPGEEQTRGLVQKDINGDGFIVQMRVEDPAGEWRISDADPRLMVLRKPGENGTGPYYRLYREGEIVGPWDGVTIEIEKPRDGNMNRNYPAGWISGERQYGAGDYPLSEPEALATARFILDHPNIMGMQCYHTHGGLHLRPSLVAPDSTLPRFDLAVYKTIGKMATEITGYPTISVYEEFTPDPSEPRTGSLMQWSYDEMGIITFSTELWNPELAAGIADPAKYQVRARSLDDEIALLTYNDEHLGGRGFVNWTPFDHPQLGKVEIGGWTHMFTFRNPPPASWAATDAARGFLHETIHNNCLFTLKHAACTPLVRITDLTSEPLGADLYKVSAVVKNIGYLPTHMTQRALEHHMAGTVKVDLTLPAGAELIMGEATVDLGHLAGRDERNATWSPWLRQWSQTSRKAEWLVRASAGGTLSITASAQRAGTDRKQVAL; encoded by the coding sequence ATGGGCTACGACATCGACTTCAGCGAGTATTTCCTTTACGACGACCTGACCGCACACCTCAAGGGGCTGGCCGCCGCGTACCCGAAGCTCGCGGCGCTCGAGTCTCTCGGTCAAAGCTGGCGCGGCAGGGATGTGTGGTGCATGACACTGCGCAACCCGGACACCGGACTGCACACCGAGAAGCCAGCGTTCTACATCGACGCGCACGTACACGCCGAGGAAGTCGCCACCTCGCACACCGCGCTGTACACCATCTGGTACTTGCTTAACCATTACGGGAGCGACCCGGAAGTCACGTGGCTCCTCGACAACCTGACGTTCTACATCATCCCGCGCGTGAATCCGGATGGTGCCGAGATCAGCCTGACGACGGCGCACCACTGGTGCGGCAACGGGCGCTATCTGCCCGGCGAAGAACAGACGCGCGGGCTGGTGCAGAAGGACATCAACGGCGACGGTTTCATCGTGCAGATGCGCGTCGAGGACCCGGCCGGCGAATGGCGCATCTCTGATGCCGATCCGCGCCTGATGGTGCTGCGCAAACCCGGCGAAAACGGGACGGGACCGTACTACCGGCTGTATCGCGAGGGCGAAATCGTCGGGCCGTGGGACGGCGTCACGATCGAGATCGAGAAGCCGCGCGACGGCAACATGAACCGCAACTATCCGGCCGGATGGATCAGCGGCGAGCGGCAGTATGGCGCCGGAGATTACCCGCTGTCGGAACCGGAGGCACTGGCGACCGCGCGCTTCATCCTCGACCACCCGAATATCATGGGCATGCAGTGCTACCACACGCATGGCGGCCTGCACCTGCGCCCCTCGCTGGTCGCGCCGGACAGCACGCTGCCGCGCTTCGACCTCGCCGTGTACAAGACCATCGGCAAAATGGCGACCGAGATCACCGGCTATCCGACCATCTCGGTCTACGAGGAGTTCACACCCGACCCGTCCGAGCCGCGCACCGGATCGCTCATGCAGTGGTCGTACGACGAGATGGGCATCATCACGTTCTCGACCGAGCTTTGGAACCCGGAGCTGGCCGCAGGCATTGCCGACCCGGCCAAGTATCAGGTGCGCGCGCGGTCGCTCGACGACGAGATCGCGCTGCTTACGTACAACGACGAACACCTCGGCGGACGCGGCTTCGTCAATTGGACCCCGTTCGATCACCCGCAGTTGGGCAAGGTCGAAATTGGTGGGTGGACGCACATGTTCACGTTCCGCAACCCGCCGCCCGCATCGTGGGCAGCCACCGACGCGGCACGTGGCTTCCTGCACGAGACGATTCACAACAACTGCCTGTTTACGCTCAAGCATGCGGCCTGCACACCATTGGTCCGAATTACGGATCTGACCTCAGAACCACTGGGCGCGGACCTATACAAGGTGTCGGCCGTCGTCAAGAATATCGGTTATCTACCGACTCACATGACCCAACGCGCGCTCGAGCATCACATGGCCGGCACCGTCAAGGTCGACTTGACGCTGCCAGCAGGCGCCGAACTGATCATGGGCGAGGCCACGGTCGACCTCGGCCATCTGGCGGGCCGCGACGAGCGCAACGCGACGTGGTCCCCGTGGCTGCGGCAATGGTCGCAGACGTCGCGCAAGGCGGAGTGGCTCGTGCGTGCATCGGCCGGTGGAACCCTGAGTATTACGGCAAGCGCGCAGCGCGCCGGTACCGATCGGAAGCAGGTTGCTCTGTGA
- a CDS encoding aminopeptidase P family protein, translating into MNTPPALSEAFYRRKVAQIQAQLEREKLDAMLLLDVYNVIYVSGFFHIPSERPLGLLIPAKGAPALLVPQLELENASAGWITDIRTYFEYPGEEHPVVWMVRESGAKRLGIDTLTVDVFRRIPAEVVMTPMVEQMRWIKDPEELRLIEQAARYADYCLEQVKAHAADIIRGGGTELDILAQCVGATRAKMQAEVGEVFRLSGGGVVGTVHSGERAALPHGSPLHRKPLRGESLIAGIGASVGGYHAESGATFLVGEPKGDRMRCLEAAAACDAAAAAAARAGNPCHEVNRAALAVLKDRGYGTAIRHRIGHGMGLQGHEAPWLAPGDATVMRPGMVFSCEPGIYRPGNDGYRTINTFIITNSAPAVPSRFLADNPPSARVLPL; encoded by the coding sequence GTGAACACACCGCCAGCCTTGAGCGAGGCGTTCTATCGGCGTAAAGTCGCCCAGATCCAAGCGCAGCTCGAGCGCGAGAAGCTCGACGCCATGCTGCTGCTGGACGTCTACAATGTCATCTACGTGTCGGGGTTCTTCCACATCCCGTCCGAACGCCCGCTCGGCCTGCTGATCCCGGCCAAGGGGGCGCCTGCGCTGCTCGTGCCGCAGCTCGAGCTTGAGAACGCGTCGGCCGGTTGGATCACCGACATCCGTACGTATTTCGAGTACCCCGGCGAAGAGCACCCGGTCGTGTGGATGGTGCGCGAGAGCGGCGCCAAGCGGCTCGGCATCGACACGCTGACGGTCGACGTTTTCCGACGCATCCCGGCCGAGGTCGTCATGACGCCGATGGTCGAGCAGATGCGATGGATCAAGGACCCCGAAGAGCTGCGCCTGATCGAGCAGGCCGCGCGCTACGCCGATTACTGCCTTGAACAGGTCAAAGCGCATGCCGCCGACATTATCCGCGGCGGCGGCACCGAGCTTGACATCCTCGCCCAGTGCGTGGGTGCGACACGGGCCAAGATGCAGGCCGAAGTCGGCGAGGTGTTCCGGTTGTCGGGCGGGGGTGTCGTCGGTACCGTCCACAGCGGCGAGCGCGCTGCGCTCCCGCACGGATCGCCGCTGCATCGCAAGCCTCTGCGCGGCGAGTCGTTGATCGCAGGAATCGGCGCGTCGGTCGGCGGGTATCACGCCGAAAGCGGCGCGACGTTCCTCGTCGGCGAGCCCAAAGGCGACCGGATGCGCTGCCTTGAGGCGGCCGCAGCGTGCGATGCGGCAGCAGCAGCGGCGGCGCGTGCGGGCAACCCGTGCCACGAAGTGAACCGCGCGGCATTGGCCGTGTTGAAGGACCGCGGGTATGGCACAGCGATCCGGCACCGGATCGGGCATGGCATGGGCTTGCAGGGTCATGAGGCTCCGTGGCTTGCGCCCGGTGACGCCACCGTGATGCGGCCCGGCATGGTGTTCTCATGCGAGCCCGGCATCTACCGCCCCGGCAACGACGGCTACCGGACGATCAACACGTTCATCATCACCAACAGTGCACCGGCGGTTCCGAGCCGGTTCCTCGCAGACAACCCGCCATCGGCGCGGGTGCTGCCGCTTTAG